In one window of Drosophila innubila isolate TH190305 chromosome 2L unlocalized genomic scaffold, UK_Dinn_1.0 4_B_2L, whole genome shotgun sequence DNA:
- the LOC117780648 gene encoding alpha-protein kinase 1 isoform X1 — translation MAKMGKWMTPEEEARQKFIMRERDRERKRIKRMNPEYRQMERERDRFRKQTPRPSLMTPEEEARHKFIMRERDRERKRIKRLNPEYRRMERERDRFRKKARRANLTPEEEMRQKMIQRERDRERKRIKRMNPEYRRLEQERDRDRKKARRANEAFRQLEKLRDKIRKERKKGLLVTDPTQLPPEFAAIIPPVPVEPEVIISTPQTQQQQQQQQQQQQSLQQQQQQQQQQQQPATHLQQQQQQQQQQLAAAAAAAAAAHHHQHQRRRNMSHVPTATSSLNSATLTQLTAAAAAGNAAMHTPTAHATPTHLQQLNKLQQLYPPPSFAHPALPIAGVTLMPQLCHPILHQNLGATLYAPPNGIKQEYGQDVSSLSAAAAAAATSSASAVAAAQAAALASLRGSGVQSDDPDMALNLEPEIILQTPSDVNPAQQQQQQQQQQHHFNAHQQQQQQQQQQHHLQQQQQQHCNMFQHMAPQAHMQHMRPAPLPPPPSVALPPPPPATHQQQQQPPQPPPPQQLQPHAQQQ, via the exons ATGGCCAAGATGGGCAAG TGGATGACCCCCGAAGAGGAAGCACGCCAAAAGTTTATCATGCGGGAACGGGATCGGGAGAGAAAACGCATCAAACGCATGAATCCCGAGTATCGACAAATGGAACGAGAGAGGGATCGATTTCGCAAACAGACGCCAAGGCCCAGT CTGATGACACCCGAGGAGGAGGCGCGCCACAAGTTCATCATGCGCGAGCGAGATCGAGAGCGAAAGCGAATCAAGCGCCTGAATCCCGAATATCGGCGAATGGAGCGCGAGCGCGATAGATTTCGCAAGAAGGCACGACGTGCTAAC TTGACGCCCGAGGAGGAAATGCGTCAGAAGATGATACAAAGGGAACGGGATCGTGAACGTAAGCGTATTAAACGCATGAATCCGGAATATCGGCGCTTGGAGCAGGAACGTGATCGGGATAGAAAAAAAGCGCGTCGGGCGAATGAAGCGTTTCGACAATTGGAAAAGTTACGTGATAAGATTCGGAAGGAGCGAAAAAAGGGATTACTGGTGACGGATCCCACGCAATTGCCGCCGGAATTTGCGGCCATCATACCGCCAGTGCCTGTTGAGCCTGAGGTGATTATATCGACGCCGcagacacagcaacaacaacaacagcagcagcagcagcagcaatcattgcaacaacaacagcagcagcagcagcaacaacaacaaccagcgaCACACcttcaacaacagcaacagcagcagcaacaacagttggcggcagctgcagcggcggcggcggcagcgcatcatcatcagcatcaacggCGCCGCAACATGTCGCATGTGCCAACAGCAACGTCGAGTCTCAACAGCGCGACGTTGACGCAACTgacggcggcagcagcggcgggAAATGCAGCAATGCATACGCCCACGGcgcatgccacgcccacgcatTTACAGCAACTGAATAAGCTGCAACAATTGTATCCACCGCCCAGTTTTGCACATCCCGCCCTGCCCATTGCCGGCGTCACGTTGATGCCACAACTCTGCCATCCGATCTTGCATCAGAACCTGGGTGCCACACTCTATGCCCCGCCGAATGGCATCAAGCAGGAGTACGGCCAGGATGTGAGCAGCCTAAGTGCAGCAgccgctgcagctgccacaagcTCGGCCTCCGCTGTGGCTGCCGCCCAGGCGGCGGCACTTGCCTCATTGCGTGGCAGTGGCGTGCAATCGGATGATCCCGATATGGCATTAAATCTGGAGCCTGAGATTATACTGCAAACGCCGTCGGATGTGAATCccgcgcagcagcagcaacaacagcagcagcaacagcatcattTCAATgcacaccagcaacaacagcagcaacagcagcagcaacatcatctgcaacaacagcagcagcaacactgcAACATGTTCCAGCACATGGCGCCACAGGCTCACATGCAACACATGCGACCGGCGCCATTGCCACCGCCGCCTTCAGTCGCcctgccaccaccaccaccagcaacacatcagcaacaacaacagccgccACAGCCGCCGCCGCCACAACAGTTGCAACCGCATGCGCAACAACAGTGA
- the LOC117780648 gene encoding alpha-protein kinase 1 isoform X4, which yields MAKMGKWMTPEEEARQKFIMRERDRERKRIKRMNPEYRQMERERDRFRKQTPRPSLTPEEEMRQKMIQRERDRERKRIKRMNPEYRRLEQERDRDRKKARRANEAFRQLEKLRDKIRKERKKGLLVTDPTQLPPEFAAIIPPVPVEPEVIISTPQTQQQQQQQQQQQQSLQQQQQQQQQQQQPATHLQQQQQQQQQQLAAAAAAAAAAHHHQHQRRRNMSHVPTATSSLNSATLTQLTAAAAAGNAAMHTPTAHATPTHLQQLNKLQQLYPPPSFAHPALPIAGVTLMPQLCHPILHQNLGATLYAPPNGIKQEYGQDVSSLSAAAAAAATSSASAVAAAQAAALASLRGSGVQSDDPDMALNLEPEIILQTPSDVNPAQQQQQQQQQQHHFNAHQQQQQQQQQQHHLQQQQQQHCNMFQHMAPQAHMQHMRPAPLPPPPSVALPPPPPATHQQQQQPPQPPPPQQLQPHAQQQ from the exons ATGGCCAAGATGGGCAAG TGGATGACCCCCGAAGAGGAAGCACGCCAAAAGTTTATCATGCGGGAACGGGATCGGGAGAGAAAACGCATCAAACGCATGAATCCCGAGTATCGACAAATGGAACGAGAGAGGGATCGATTTCGCAAACAGACGCCAAGGCCCAGT TTGACGCCCGAGGAGGAAATGCGTCAGAAGATGATACAAAGGGAACGGGATCGTGAACGTAAGCGTATTAAACGCATGAATCCGGAATATCGGCGCTTGGAGCAGGAACGTGATCGGGATAGAAAAAAAGCGCGTCGGGCGAATGAAGCGTTTCGACAATTGGAAAAGTTACGTGATAAGATTCGGAAGGAGCGAAAAAAGGGATTACTGGTGACGGATCCCACGCAATTGCCGCCGGAATTTGCGGCCATCATACCGCCAGTGCCTGTTGAGCCTGAGGTGATTATATCGACGCCGcagacacagcaacaacaacaacagcagcagcagcagcagcaatcattgcaacaacaacagcagcagcagcagcaacaacaacaaccagcgaCACACcttcaacaacagcaacagcagcagcaacaacagttggcggcagctgcagcggcggcggcggcagcgcatcatcatcagcatcaacggCGCCGCAACATGTCGCATGTGCCAACAGCAACGTCGAGTCTCAACAGCGCGACGTTGACGCAACTgacggcggcagcagcggcgggAAATGCAGCAATGCATACGCCCACGGcgcatgccacgcccacgcatTTACAGCAACTGAATAAGCTGCAACAATTGTATCCACCGCCCAGTTTTGCACATCCCGCCCTGCCCATTGCCGGCGTCACGTTGATGCCACAACTCTGCCATCCGATCTTGCATCAGAACCTGGGTGCCACACTCTATGCCCCGCCGAATGGCATCAAGCAGGAGTACGGCCAGGATGTGAGCAGCCTAAGTGCAGCAgccgctgcagctgccacaagcTCGGCCTCCGCTGTGGCTGCCGCCCAGGCGGCGGCACTTGCCTCATTGCGTGGCAGTGGCGTGCAATCGGATGATCCCGATATGGCATTAAATCTGGAGCCTGAGATTATACTGCAAACGCCGTCGGATGTGAATCccgcgcagcagcagcaacaacagcagcagcaacagcatcattTCAATgcacaccagcaacaacagcagcaacagcagcagcaacatcatctgcaacaacagcagcagcaacactgcAACATGTTCCAGCACATGGCGCCACAGGCTCACATGCAACACATGCGACCGGCGCCATTGCCACCGCCGCCTTCAGTCGCcctgccaccaccaccaccagcaacacatcagcaacaacaacagccgccACAGCCGCCGCCGCCACAACAGTTGCAACCGCATGCGCAACAACAGTGA
- the LOC117780648 gene encoding putative uncharacterized protein DDB_G0271606 isoform X3: MAKMGKWMTPEEEARQKFIMRERDRERKRIKRMNPEYRQMERERDRFRKQTPRPSLMTPEEEARHKFIMRERDRERKRIKRLNPEYRRMERERDRFRKKLTPEEEMRQKMIQRERDRERKRIKRMNPEYRRLEQERDRDRKKARRANEAFRQLEKLRDKIRKERKKGLLVTDPTQLPPEFAAIIPPVPVEPEVIISTPQTQQQQQQQQQQQQSLQQQQQQQQQQQQPATHLQQQQQQQQQQLAAAAAAAAAAHHHQHQRRRNMSHVPTATSSLNSATLTQLTAAAAAGNAAMHTPTAHATPTHLQQLNKLQQLYPPPSFAHPALPIAGVTLMPQLCHPILHQNLGATLYAPPNGIKQEYGQDVSSLSAAAAAAATSSASAVAAAQAAALASLRGSGVQSDDPDMALNLEPEIILQTPSDVNPAQQQQQQQQQQHHFNAHQQQQQQQQQQHHLQQQQQQHCNMFQHMAPQAHMQHMRPAPLPPPPSVALPPPPPATHQQQQQPPQPPPPQQLQPHAQQQ, translated from the exons ATGGCCAAGATGGGCAAG TGGATGACCCCCGAAGAGGAAGCACGCCAAAAGTTTATCATGCGGGAACGGGATCGGGAGAGAAAACGCATCAAACGCATGAATCCCGAGTATCGACAAATGGAACGAGAGAGGGATCGATTTCGCAAACAGACGCCAAGGCCCAGT CTGATGACACCCGAGGAGGAGGCGCGCCACAAGTTCATCATGCGCGAGCGAGATCGAGAGCGAAAGCGAATCAAGCGCCTGAATCCCGAATATCGGCGAATGGAGCGCGAGCGCGATAGATTTCGCAAGAAG TTGACGCCCGAGGAGGAAATGCGTCAGAAGATGATACAAAGGGAACGGGATCGTGAACGTAAGCGTATTAAACGCATGAATCCGGAATATCGGCGCTTGGAGCAGGAACGTGATCGGGATAGAAAAAAAGCGCGTCGGGCGAATGAAGCGTTTCGACAATTGGAAAAGTTACGTGATAAGATTCGGAAGGAGCGAAAAAAGGGATTACTGGTGACGGATCCCACGCAATTGCCGCCGGAATTTGCGGCCATCATACCGCCAGTGCCTGTTGAGCCTGAGGTGATTATATCGACGCCGcagacacagcaacaacaacaacagcagcagcagcagcagcaatcattgcaacaacaacagcagcagcagcagcaacaacaacaaccagcgaCACACcttcaacaacagcaacagcagcagcaacaacagttggcggcagctgcagcggcggcggcggcagcgcatcatcatcagcatcaacggCGCCGCAACATGTCGCATGTGCCAACAGCAACGTCGAGTCTCAACAGCGCGACGTTGACGCAACTgacggcggcagcagcggcgggAAATGCAGCAATGCATACGCCCACGGcgcatgccacgcccacgcatTTACAGCAACTGAATAAGCTGCAACAATTGTATCCACCGCCCAGTTTTGCACATCCCGCCCTGCCCATTGCCGGCGTCACGTTGATGCCACAACTCTGCCATCCGATCTTGCATCAGAACCTGGGTGCCACACTCTATGCCCCGCCGAATGGCATCAAGCAGGAGTACGGCCAGGATGTGAGCAGCCTAAGTGCAGCAgccgctgcagctgccacaagcTCGGCCTCCGCTGTGGCTGCCGCCCAGGCGGCGGCACTTGCCTCATTGCGTGGCAGTGGCGTGCAATCGGATGATCCCGATATGGCATTAAATCTGGAGCCTGAGATTATACTGCAAACGCCGTCGGATGTGAATCccgcgcagcagcagcaacaacagcagcagcaacagcatcattTCAATgcacaccagcaacaacagcagcaacagcagcagcaacatcatctgcaacaacagcagcagcaacactgcAACATGTTCCAGCACATGGCGCCACAGGCTCACATGCAACACATGCGACCGGCGCCATTGCCACCGCCGCCTTCAGTCGCcctgccaccaccaccaccagcaacacatcagcaacaacaacagccgccACAGCCGCCGCCGCCACAACAGTTGCAACCGCATGCGCAACAACAGTGA
- the LOC117780648 gene encoding alpha-protein kinase 1 isoform X2 → MAKMGKMTPEEEARQKFIMRERDRERKRIKRMNPEYRQMERERDRFRKQTPRPSLMTPEEEARHKFIMRERDRERKRIKRLNPEYRRMERERDRFRKKARRANLTPEEEMRQKMIQRERDRERKRIKRMNPEYRRLEQERDRDRKKARRANEAFRQLEKLRDKIRKERKKGLLVTDPTQLPPEFAAIIPPVPVEPEVIISTPQTQQQQQQQQQQQQSLQQQQQQQQQQQQPATHLQQQQQQQQQQLAAAAAAAAAAHHHQHQRRRNMSHVPTATSSLNSATLTQLTAAAAAGNAAMHTPTAHATPTHLQQLNKLQQLYPPPSFAHPALPIAGVTLMPQLCHPILHQNLGATLYAPPNGIKQEYGQDVSSLSAAAAAAATSSASAVAAAQAAALASLRGSGVQSDDPDMALNLEPEIILQTPSDVNPAQQQQQQQQQQHHFNAHQQQQQQQQQQHHLQQQQQQHCNMFQHMAPQAHMQHMRPAPLPPPPSVALPPPPPATHQQQQQPPQPPPPQQLQPHAQQQ, encoded by the exons ATGGCCAAGATGGGCAAG ATGACCCCCGAAGAGGAAGCACGCCAAAAGTTTATCATGCGGGAACGGGATCGGGAGAGAAAACGCATCAAACGCATGAATCCCGAGTATCGACAAATGGAACGAGAGAGGGATCGATTTCGCAAACAGACGCCAAGGCCCAGT CTGATGACACCCGAGGAGGAGGCGCGCCACAAGTTCATCATGCGCGAGCGAGATCGAGAGCGAAAGCGAATCAAGCGCCTGAATCCCGAATATCGGCGAATGGAGCGCGAGCGCGATAGATTTCGCAAGAAGGCACGACGTGCTAAC TTGACGCCCGAGGAGGAAATGCGTCAGAAGATGATACAAAGGGAACGGGATCGTGAACGTAAGCGTATTAAACGCATGAATCCGGAATATCGGCGCTTGGAGCAGGAACGTGATCGGGATAGAAAAAAAGCGCGTCGGGCGAATGAAGCGTTTCGACAATTGGAAAAGTTACGTGATAAGATTCGGAAGGAGCGAAAAAAGGGATTACTGGTGACGGATCCCACGCAATTGCCGCCGGAATTTGCGGCCATCATACCGCCAGTGCCTGTTGAGCCTGAGGTGATTATATCGACGCCGcagacacagcaacaacaacaacagcagcagcagcagcagcaatcattgcaacaacaacagcagcagcagcagcaacaacaacaaccagcgaCACACcttcaacaacagcaacagcagcagcaacaacagttggcggcagctgcagcggcggcggcggcagcgcatcatcatcagcatcaacggCGCCGCAACATGTCGCATGTGCCAACAGCAACGTCGAGTCTCAACAGCGCGACGTTGACGCAACTgacggcggcagcagcggcgggAAATGCAGCAATGCATACGCCCACGGcgcatgccacgcccacgcatTTACAGCAACTGAATAAGCTGCAACAATTGTATCCACCGCCCAGTTTTGCACATCCCGCCCTGCCCATTGCCGGCGTCACGTTGATGCCACAACTCTGCCATCCGATCTTGCATCAGAACCTGGGTGCCACACTCTATGCCCCGCCGAATGGCATCAAGCAGGAGTACGGCCAGGATGTGAGCAGCCTAAGTGCAGCAgccgctgcagctgccacaagcTCGGCCTCCGCTGTGGCTGCCGCCCAGGCGGCGGCACTTGCCTCATTGCGTGGCAGTGGCGTGCAATCGGATGATCCCGATATGGCATTAAATCTGGAGCCTGAGATTATACTGCAAACGCCGTCGGATGTGAATCccgcgcagcagcagcaacaacagcagcagcaacagcatcattTCAATgcacaccagcaacaacagcagcaacagcagcagcaacatcatctgcaacaacagcagcagcaacactgcAACATGTTCCAGCACATGGCGCCACAGGCTCACATGCAACACATGCGACCGGCGCCATTGCCACCGCCGCCTTCAGTCGCcctgccaccaccaccaccagcaacacatcagcaacaacaacagccgccACAGCCGCCGCCGCCACAACAGTTGCAACCGCATGCGCAACAACAGTGA